The following coding sequences are from one Streptomyces sp. NBC_01294 window:
- a CDS encoding MFS transporter — protein sequence MGAEDSRKTEEAEAGAEDGRSSAATKATAATTAEAAARKREQRGWYFYDFAVSVYSASVLTVFLGPYLTSVAKAAADAEGFVHPLGIPVRAGSFFAYSVSASVILAVLMMPLVGAIADRTGRKKPMLAAAAYTGAAATAGMFFLGGERYLLGGLLLIVANASLSVSMVLYNAYLPQISTPDERDTVSSRGWAFGYTAGSLMLVMNLVLYMGHDSFGLTEGMAVRICLASAGLWWGAFALIPLRRLRDRAVVREPGAGQPVNGWKQLVATLKDMRRYPLTLSFLLAYLIYNDGVQTVISQASIYGSEELELDQATLIGAVLLVQVLAVAGALGMGRLARIYGAKRTILGSLAAWAVTLAAGYFLPARTPVWFFALAAMIGLVLGGSQALSRSLFSHLVPAGKEAEYFSAYEMSDRGLSWVGPLVFGLTYQLTGSYRDAIISLVVFFALGFVLLARVPVRRAVEAAGNPVPERI from the coding sequence GTGGGTGCGGAAGACAGCAGGAAGACCGAGGAAGCGGAAGCCGGGGCCGAGGACGGGAGATCGTCCGCGGCCACGAAGGCCACGGCGGCCACCACCGCCGAGGCGGCCGCGCGCAAGCGCGAGCAGCGGGGCTGGTACTTCTACGACTTCGCCGTCTCGGTGTACTCGGCGAGTGTCCTCACGGTGTTCCTCGGGCCGTACCTGACCTCGGTGGCCAAGGCCGCCGCGGACGCCGAGGGCTTCGTGCACCCGCTGGGCATCCCGGTACGGGCCGGGTCCTTCTTCGCCTACTCGGTCTCGGCCTCGGTGATCCTGGCCGTCCTGATGATGCCGCTGGTGGGGGCCATCGCCGACCGGACCGGCCGCAAGAAGCCCATGCTGGCGGCGGCCGCGTACACGGGCGCCGCCGCGACGGCCGGGATGTTCTTCCTCGGCGGTGAGCGCTACCTGCTGGGCGGGCTGCTGCTGATCGTGGCGAACGCCTCGCTGTCCGTCTCGATGGTGCTCTACAACGCCTACCTGCCGCAGATCTCCACTCCGGACGAGCGGGACACCGTCTCCTCGCGGGGCTGGGCCTTCGGCTACACCGCGGGCTCCCTGATGCTCGTGATGAACCTGGTGCTCTACATGGGCCACGACTCCTTCGGCCTCACCGAGGGCATGGCGGTACGGATCTGCCTGGCCTCGGCGGGCCTGTGGTGGGGCGCCTTCGCGCTGATCCCGCTGCGCAGGCTGCGGGACCGCGCCGTGGTCCGGGAGCCGGGGGCGGGCCAGCCCGTCAACGGCTGGAAGCAGCTCGTCGCCACCCTGAAGGACATGCGGCGCTACCCGCTGACCCTGTCGTTCCTGCTGGCGTACCTGATCTACAACGACGGCGTGCAGACGGTGATCTCGCAGGCCTCCATCTACGGCTCGGAGGAGCTGGAGCTGGACCAGGCCACCCTGATCGGCGCGGTGTTGCTGGTACAGGTCCTGGCGGTGGCCGGTGCGCTGGGGATGGGCCGCCTCGCACGGATCTACGGAGCCAAGCGGACGATCCTCGGCTCGCTCGCGGCATGGGCGGTGACGCTGGCGGCCGGCTACTTCCTGCCGGCCCGGACCCCGGTGTGGTTCTTCGCGCTCGCCGCGATGATCGGACTGGTGCTCGGCGGCAGCCAGGCGCTGTCGCGCTCGCTGTTCTCGCACCTGGTGCCGGCGGGCAAGGAGGCCGAGTACTTCTCCGCGTACGAGATGAGCGACCGCGGCCTGAGCTGGGTGGGCCCCCTCGTTTTCGGCCTGACCTACCAGCTCACGGGGAGCTACCGGGACGCGATCATCTCGCTGGTGGTCTTCTTCGCACTGGGATTCGTGCTGCTGGCGCGAGTGCCGGTGCGGCGCGCGGTGGAGGCGGCAGGCAATCCTGTACCGGAACGGATCTGA
- a CDS encoding glycerophosphodiester phosphodiesterase family protein: protein MTHVRLRHPYLDHPAPIPFAHRGGAADGLENTAAAFRRAAEAGYRYFETDVHATADGKLVAFHDSTLGRVTDGRGRIAALPWKQVREARVAGTEPLPLFEELLEEFPDARWNIDVKAESALHPLVNLIARTGIWDRVCVGSFSEGRVARAQKIAGPRLATSYGVRGVVGLRLRSYAIPAALRVGAVAAQVPETQAGIRVVDRRFVRTAHERGLQVHVWTVNEPERMEALLDLGVDGIMTDRIDILRTVLDRRGAWA, encoded by the coding sequence GTGACGCACGTACGCCTTCGCCATCCGTATCTGGACCACCCGGCTCCGATCCCCTTCGCACACCGGGGAGGCGCCGCGGACGGGCTGGAGAACACCGCCGCCGCCTTCCGCCGGGCCGCCGAAGCGGGCTACCGGTACTTCGAGACCGATGTGCACGCCACGGCCGACGGGAAGCTCGTCGCCTTCCACGACTCCACCCTGGGCCGGGTCACCGACGGCCGGGGCCGGATCGCCGCGCTGCCCTGGAAGCAGGTCCGGGAGGCCCGCGTGGCGGGCACCGAGCCCCTGCCGCTCTTCGAGGAGCTGCTGGAGGAGTTCCCGGACGCCCGCTGGAACATCGACGTCAAGGCCGAGTCCGCCCTGCACCCGCTCGTCAACCTGATCGCGCGGACCGGGATCTGGGACCGGGTGTGCGTGGGCTCCTTCTCGGAGGGCCGCGTGGCCCGCGCGCAGAAGATCGCCGGCCCCCGGCTGGCGACCTCCTACGGCGTACGCGGGGTGGTCGGCCTGCGGCTGCGCTCGTACGCGATCCCGGCGGCGCTGCGGGTGGGCGCGGTGGCGGCGCAGGTTCCGGAGACCCAGGCGGGCATCCGCGTGGTCGACCGGCGGTTCGTACGGACCGCGCACGAGCGGGGTCTGCAGGTCCACGTGTGGACCGTGAACGAACCGGAACGTATGGAGGCTCTCCTCGACCTGGGTGTCGATGGCATCATGACCGACCGGATCGACATCTTGCGCACGGTGCTGGACCGGCGCGGGGCCTGGGCCTGA
- a CDS encoding SCO1417 family MocR-like transcription factor produces the protein MAEWTSAVGAAQLARLITSQQERTAVPGARKPPAYRTLADGIRLLVLEGRVPVAARLPAERELAVALSLSRTTVAAAYEALRGEGFLESRRGSGSWTSVPAGNPLPARGLEPLPPESLGSMIDLGCAALPAPEPWLTRAVQGALEELPPYAHTHGDYPAGLPALRRMLADRYTEQGIPTMPEQIMVTTGAMGAIDAICSLFAGRGERIAVESPSYANILQLMRAAGVRLVPVAMADGLTGWDMDVWRQVLRDSAPRLAYVVADFHNPTGALASEEQRRAMVEAARSAGTVLVADETMVELQLDPELAMPRPVCSFDPSGSTVITVGSASKAFWAGMRIGWVRAAPDVIRSLVAARAYADLGTPVLEQLAVNWLMRTGGWQEAVGIRRDQARENRDALVAAVRRELPDWEFEVPRGGLTLWARAGGLSGSRLAEVGERVGVRVPSGPRFGVDGAFEGYVRLPFTVGGPVADEAASRLAAAARLVGTGAGGSGAEPPRTFVA, from the coding sequence ATGGCCGAATGGACCTCAGCGGTCGGTGCCGCGCAGCTCGCCCGTCTGATCACCTCGCAGCAGGAGCGGACGGCCGTGCCCGGCGCCCGCAAGCCGCCCGCCTACCGCACCCTCGCCGACGGGATCCGCCTCCTCGTCCTCGAAGGCCGCGTCCCGGTCGCCGCCCGGCTCCCCGCCGAGCGGGAGCTGGCCGTCGCCCTCTCCCTCAGCCGCACCACCGTCGCCGCCGCGTACGAGGCCCTGCGCGGGGAGGGGTTCCTGGAGTCCCGCCGGGGCTCCGGCAGCTGGACCTCCGTCCCGGCCGGCAACCCGCTGCCCGCCCGCGGCCTGGAGCCGCTGCCGCCCGAGTCCCTCGGCTCGATGATCGACCTCGGCTGCGCCGCCCTGCCCGCCCCCGAGCCCTGGCTGACCAGGGCCGTGCAGGGCGCGCTGGAGGAGCTGCCGCCGTACGCGCACACGCACGGGGACTACCCGGCGGGCCTGCCCGCGCTGCGCCGGATGCTCGCCGACCGCTACACCGAGCAGGGCATCCCCACCATGCCCGAGCAGATCATGGTCACCACCGGCGCGATGGGCGCCATCGACGCCATCTGCAGCCTCTTCGCCGGCCGGGGGGAGCGGATCGCCGTCGAGTCCCCCTCCTACGCCAACATCCTCCAGCTCATGCGCGCCGCCGGGGTGCGCCTGGTCCCCGTCGCCATGGCCGACGGGCTCACCGGCTGGGACATGGACGTCTGGCGGCAGGTGCTGCGCGACTCGGCCCCGCGTCTCGCCTATGTCGTCGCCGACTTCCACAACCCGACCGGGGCGCTGGCCTCCGAGGAGCAGCGCCGCGCCATGGTGGAGGCCGCCCGGTCGGCCGGCACCGTCCTGGTCGCCGACGAGACCATGGTGGAGCTCCAGCTGGACCCCGAGCTCGCCATGCCCCGGCCGGTCTGTTCCTTCGACCCGTCCGGCAGCACGGTGATCACCGTGGGCTCCGCCAGCAAGGCCTTCTGGGCGGGCATGCGGATCGGCTGGGTCCGCGCCGCTCCCGACGTGATCCGCAGCCTGGTCGCCGCGCGCGCCTACGCCGACCTGGGCACGCCCGTGCTGGAACAGCTCGCGGTGAACTGGCTGATGCGGACCGGGGGCTGGCAGGAGGCCGTCGGGATCCGCCGGGATCAGGCTCGGGAGAACCGCGACGCGCTGGTCGCGGCGGTGCGCCGGGAGCTGCCGGACTGGGAGTTCGAGGTCCCCCGCGGCGGTCTGACCCTGTGGGCCCGCGCGGGCGGGCTGTCCGGATCGCGGCTGGCCGAGGTGGGGGAGCGGGTCGGCGTACGGGTCCCCTCCGGGCCGCGGTTCGGGGTGGACGGGGCCTTCGAGGGGTACGTGCGGCTGCCGTTCACCGTGGGCGGGCCGGTGGCCGATGAGGCCGCCTCCCGGCTGGCGGCGGCGGCCCGGCTCGTGGGTACGGGTGCGGGCGGCAGCGGCGCGGAGCCCCCGCGCACGTTCGTGGCGTAG
- a CDS encoding ATP-binding protein has protein sequence MARRPLPRILSSGTASLVRGRDLARTAADTATDVLHPLLTIGRGLRILASAGRRRWSETPKDKRGPALFLGAACVLVVALVPYGPLLALITLMAAAAWQGRDRTPVKTGPSEAEAERLGSLYEALVPYFSIPEDPSPLFAHGGDWDKAFSGYEFDEAGRVTRLHIRYPAYFTDGEAASRARIEALLHAKSGRGREYLFDWDEEGNQLDLRVLAALPTGIAAQPFVTSPGETVLGFTDTGSVQRTLPVVEGDEPRDVPPVIWRTGPRSTEPHLLAVGQPGSGTSTLLRSVALQALRHGGEVLVVDGGGSGEYACLSGRSGVIAVECGPTGAQATLEWAAQETERRLIATHRAREGGRPAPEDTRRPLWILLDQPSVLAHLAIAEGGPDPLAQLQVPLRHGRPAHVTVVVAEQFDHLELLNDAVWQHTRARIVLGPAAIQQIADVLGLPPHTTPTPHVPPGRGYARLGTGPVHRLQVPATPDPYDEATHPAYRQAVMELLPERAAPGAGSGSTGQGTARPLQGQPPAQGSALDASEAPEVPAEAP, from the coding sequence GTGGCCCGGCGCCCACTTCCCCGCATCCTCAGCAGCGGCACCGCGTCGCTGGTCCGGGGCCGCGACCTCGCTCGCACGGCCGCCGACACCGCCACGGACGTCCTCCATCCGCTCCTCACCATCGGACGCGGCCTGCGCATCCTGGCCTCGGCCGGGCGGCGCAGATGGTCCGAGACCCCCAAGGACAAGCGTGGTCCCGCGCTGTTCCTGGGGGCCGCCTGCGTCCTCGTGGTCGCACTCGTCCCCTACGGCCCGCTCCTCGCCCTGATCACGCTCATGGCGGCGGCGGCCTGGCAGGGGCGCGACCGCACCCCGGTGAAGACCGGGCCCAGCGAAGCCGAGGCCGAACGGCTCGGCTCCCTCTACGAAGCCCTCGTGCCGTACTTCTCCATCCCGGAGGATCCGAGTCCGCTCTTCGCCCACGGCGGCGACTGGGACAAGGCCTTCAGCGGCTACGAGTTCGACGAGGCGGGCCGCGTCACCCGGCTCCACATCCGCTACCCGGCCTACTTCACCGATGGCGAGGCCGCCTCACGGGCCCGGATCGAGGCACTGCTGCACGCCAAGTCCGGGCGCGGACGGGAGTATCTCTTCGACTGGGACGAGGAGGGCAACCAGCTCGACCTGAGGGTGCTGGCGGCGTTGCCGACGGGCATCGCCGCCCAGCCGTTCGTCACCTCGCCCGGCGAGACCGTGCTCGGCTTCACGGACACCGGCAGCGTGCAGCGCACCCTGCCCGTCGTGGAGGGCGACGAGCCCCGCGACGTGCCGCCGGTGATCTGGCGCACCGGGCCCCGCTCCACCGAACCGCACCTGCTGGCCGTCGGCCAGCCCGGCAGCGGCACCTCCACCCTGCTCCGCTCCGTCGCCCTGCAGGCCCTGCGGCACGGGGGCGAGGTCCTGGTCGTGGACGGCGGCGGCAGCGGGGAGTACGCCTGTCTGTCCGGGCGCAGCGGGGTCATCGCCGTGGAATGCGGGCCGACCGGGGCGCAGGCCACCCTGGAGTGGGCCGCGCAGGAGACCGAGCGGCGGCTCATCGCCACCCACCGGGCCCGCGAGGGCGGGCGGCCGGCGCCCGAGGACACCCGGCGCCCGCTGTGGATCCTGCTGGACCAGCCGAGCGTGCTGGCCCACCTCGCGATCGCCGAAGGGGGCCCCGACCCGCTGGCCCAGCTGCAGGTGCCGCTGCGGCACGGGCGGCCCGCGCACGTCACGGTGGTGGTGGCCGAGCAGTTCGACCACCTGGAACTCCTGAACGACGCCGTCTGGCAGCACACCCGCGCCCGGATCGTGCTCGGGCCCGCCGCGATCCAGCAGATCGCCGACGTCCTGGGGCTGCCGCCGCACACCACCCCGACGCCCCACGTGCCGCCGGGCCGCGGCTACGCCCGGCTGGGCACGGGTCCCGTGCACCGGTTGCAGGTGCCCGCGACCCCGGACCCGTACGACGAGGCCACGCACCCGGCGTACCGCCAGGCCGTGATGGAACTCCTGCCGGAGCGGGCGGCGCCGGGCGCGGGCAGCGGCAGCACCGGCCAGGGCACGGCGAGGCCGCTCCAGGGTCAGCCGCCCGCGCAGGGCTCCGCCCTTGACGCCTCGGAGGCTCCGGAGGTGCCCGCGGAGGCACCGTGA
- a CDS encoding ankyrin repeat domain-containing protein, with the protein MSEHAAEGPASQDGPDEDVIELATKIFDLARQGETETLTAYLDAGVPANLTNDRGDTLVMLAAYHGHADAVSALLARGAEADRANDRGQTPLAGAVFKGEEAVIRALLAGGADPKAGTPSAVDTARMFAKADLLELFGAE; encoded by the coding sequence ATGAGCGAGCACGCCGCAGAAGGCCCCGCTTCCCAGGACGGCCCCGACGAGGACGTCATCGAACTGGCCACCAAGATCTTCGACCTGGCCCGCCAGGGCGAGACCGAGACGCTCACCGCCTACCTCGACGCCGGTGTCCCCGCGAACCTCACCAACGACCGCGGCGACACCCTCGTCATGCTCGCCGCCTACCACGGCCACGCCGACGCCGTGTCGGCCCTGCTGGCCCGCGGCGCCGAGGCCGACCGTGCCAACGACCGCGGCCAGACCCCGCTCGCCGGAGCGGTCTTCAAGGGCGAGGAGGCCGTCATCCGCGCGCTGCTCGCCGGAGGGGCCGACCCGAAGGCCGGCACCCCCTCCGCCGTGGACACGGCGCGCATGTTCGCCAAGGCCGACCTGCTGGAACTTTTCGGAGCCGAGTAG
- a CDS encoding HEAT repeat domain-containing protein, with protein MFEPVIAPSGTLLGLLQRGRGDGTLHALAAPRAEALEALDQCVLRDPRQDWQVENRSLYYARLYLDLAGPLGEIEAHLFSPDDLVDEEDHRTGLALSVLGHLASYGRDDALMLLRRYAASGANWAWALDELALRDDDEGLRSLAAPVLARFPATAEGEARLAAAVRDAYEPRPWCLWEESPQYGERLRAARQQGSFDRWQRQLTPSGPRPGWGVQAVFDWAADGLSRGTPLHVPAARCLAAVAAPEDRAAILAAAAGASGEAARATALHHLVLAEPDNPAVLDLIEAAADEPAVAAYERMCGPEAVERARRWIHRPDALGAAAAAILAARGGAEDAALVLGALRSTVRGSGPDTRLLFALVDGAGRLAIACAAPVLRHVYRETASSHLRGRAARALASTDPSFAAGFAVECLWDCEETTREVAARHAETADARVAPRLRHLAADPAEEEDVQSAVRSRIDAPESAV; from the coding sequence ATGTTCGAACCAGTCATAGCGCCGAGCGGCACCCTGCTCGGGCTCCTCCAGCGGGGCCGTGGCGACGGCACGCTGCACGCACTCGCGGCACCCAGGGCGGAGGCCCTCGAGGCCCTCGACCAGTGCGTGCTCCGCGACCCGCGCCAGGACTGGCAGGTCGAGAACCGCTCCCTGTACTACGCCCGGCTGTACCTGGACCTCGCCGGTCCCCTGGGCGAGATCGAGGCCCACCTCTTCAGCCCCGACGACCTTGTCGACGAAGAGGACCACCGGACGGGCCTCGCCCTGTCCGTCCTGGGCCACCTGGCCTCGTACGGCCGCGACGACGCGCTCATGCTGCTGCGCCGGTACGCCGCCTCCGGGGCGAACTGGGCCTGGGCCCTCGACGAGCTGGCCCTGCGCGACGACGACGAGGGGCTGCGGTCCCTGGCCGCACCCGTGCTCGCCCGCTTCCCCGCCACGGCGGAGGGCGAGGCGCGGCTGGCCGCCGCCGTCCGCGACGCCTACGAGCCCCGGCCCTGGTGCCTGTGGGAGGAGTCGCCGCAGTACGGGGAGCGCCTGCGCGCCGCCCGTCAGCAGGGCTCCTTCGACCGCTGGCAGCGTCAGCTCACCCCGAGCGGCCCCCGGCCCGGCTGGGGCGTCCAGGCCGTCTTCGACTGGGCCGCCGACGGCCTGAGCCGCGGCACGCCCCTGCACGTCCCCGCCGCCAGATGCCTGGCCGCCGTGGCGGCGCCCGAGGACCGCGCCGCGATCCTCGCGGCCGCCGCCGGCGCCTCCGGCGAGGCGGCCCGCGCCACGGCCCTGCACCACCTGGTCCTCGCCGAACCGGACAACCCGGCCGTGCTGGACCTCATCGAAGCCGCCGCCGACGAGCCCGCCGTGGCCGCCTACGAGCGCATGTGCGGCCCTGAGGCCGTCGAACGGGCCCGGCGCTGGATCCACCGCCCCGACGCCCTGGGCGCGGCAGCCGCGGCCATCCTGGCCGCCCGCGGCGGAGCCGAGGACGCGGCCCTGGTCCTGGGCGCCCTGCGCTCCACGGTCCGCGGCTCGGGCCCCGACACCCGGCTCCTGTTCGCCCTGGTGGACGGGGCGGGCCGCCTCGCCATCGCCTGCGCGGCCCCCGTACTGCGCCACGTCTACCGCGAGACGGCCTCGTCCCACCTGCGCGGCCGGGCCGCGCGGGCCCTCGCCAGCACGGACCCCTCCTTCGCGGCGGGCTTCGCGGTCGAATGCCTCTGGGACTGCGAGGAGACCACCCGCGAGGTGGCGGCCCGGCACGCGGAGACGGCCGACGCCCGCGTGGCACCCCGGCTGCGGCACCTGGCGGCCGACCCCGCCGAGGAAGAGGACGTCCAGTCCGCGGTACGCAGCCGCATCGACGCCCCGGAGTCGGCCGTGTAG
- a CDS encoding RNA polymerase sigma factor, whose amino-acid sequence MRSPRHETGPPDLTTPEGFGAFYEEHIDAVLGFVTRRVADPHLAADLTADIFLAAMGSASGYRPSRGAPIAWLFGIARNVLSGHARGLARESGALARLSGRRLLDEEDVAALEERIDAERAFRDLAERHAALSEPLRAALDLVVLDQLTPAEAAQALGVTQATIRVRLHRARRALRGPGSVTEHQLEVAR is encoded by the coding sequence GTGCGCAGCCCACGACACGAGACCGGACCGCCGGATCTCACCACGCCCGAGGGGTTCGGCGCGTTCTACGAGGAACACATCGACGCGGTGCTCGGGTTCGTCACCCGACGGGTCGCCGACCCGCACCTGGCGGCGGATCTGACGGCCGACATCTTCCTCGCCGCGATGGGCTCGGCCTCCGGCTATCGGCCCAGCAGGGGAGCGCCGATCGCCTGGCTGTTCGGGATAGCCCGCAACGTCCTGTCGGGCCACGCCCGCGGACTGGCCCGCGAGAGCGGCGCGCTGGCGCGGCTGAGCGGGCGCCGGCTCCTCGACGAGGAGGACGTCGCCGCGCTGGAGGAGCGCATCGACGCCGAGCGGGCCTTCCGCGACCTGGCCGAGCGCCACGCCGCCCTGTCCGAGCCGCTGCGCGCCGCCCTCGACCTGGTCGTGCTCGACCAGCTCACCCCGGCCGAGGCCGCACAGGCCCTCGGCGTCACCCAGGCGACGATCCGCGTCCGCCTGCACCGGGCCCGGCGCGCCCTGCGCGGCCCGGGCTCCGTCACCGAACACCAGTTGGAGGTAGCCCGATGA
- a CDS encoding biotin-dependent carboxyltransferase family protein, with product MAELLVVRPGALTTVQDRGRPGYAHLGVPRSGALDTAAYALANRLLGNPPDAAALETTLDGVGLRALAATTVAVTGAPCSVRISGRPVAWGAPVRLPAGAELEVGRAESGLRGYVAVRGGLAVPPVLGSRSTDLLSGLGPPVLSAGMPLPVGPAGPDPAPGADACGLPGAPAELLLPLRLGPRADWFTGDSLSGLWRSAFRVSARSNRIGLRTEAGAPLVRSRAGELPSEGMVLGAVQVPPDGLPVVFLADHPVTGGYPVVGVVPPGPALDAAAQARPGIPVRFTRAR from the coding sequence GTGGCTGAGCTGCTCGTCGTGCGGCCGGGGGCGCTGACCACGGTCCAGGACCGGGGGCGCCCGGGGTACGCGCACCTGGGGGTCCCCCGCTCGGGAGCGCTGGACACGGCGGCGTACGCGCTGGCCAACCGGCTGCTCGGCAACCCTCCGGACGCGGCGGCGCTGGAGACGACCCTCGACGGGGTCGGGCTCCGGGCTCTCGCCGCGACGACGGTGGCGGTCACGGGCGCGCCCTGTTCGGTACGGATCTCCGGTCGCCCGGTGGCCTGGGGGGCTCCGGTCAGGCTCCCGGCCGGGGCGGAGCTCGAGGTGGGCCGGGCGGAGTCCGGGCTGCGCGGCTACGTCGCGGTGCGGGGCGGCCTGGCCGTCCCGCCGGTCCTGGGCAGTCGCTCCACGGACCTGTTGTCGGGCCTGGGCCCGCCGGTCCTGTCGGCCGGGATGCCGCTGCCGGTGGGGCCCGCCGGGCCGGACCCGGCCCCGGGGGCGGACGCCTGCGGCCTGCCCGGGGCGCCCGCGGAACTGCTGCTCCCGCTCCGCCTCGGCCCCCGGGCGGACTGGTTCACCGGAGACTCCCTGTCCGGGCTGTGGCGTTCGGCGTTCCGGGTGTCGGCGCGGTCCAACCGCATCGGCCTGCGCACCGAGGCGGGGGCCCCGCTGGTCCGGAGCCGGGCGGGCGAGCTGCCGAGCGAGGGCATGGTGCTGGGCGCGGTCCAAGTCCCCCCGGACGGCCTGCCGGTGGTGTTCCTGGCCGACCATCCCGTGACGGGCGGCTACCCGGTGGTGGGCGTGGTCCCGCCGGGCCCGGCCCTGGACGCGGCGGCGCAGGCCCGGCCCGGGATCCCGGTGCGGTTCACGAGGGCCCGATGA
- a CDS encoding 5-oxoprolinase subunit B family protein, which yields MRTLVVGGEALLIELDSAAEVAALHAELLRRRDAGELGAVRDLVPAARTVLLDGVRDPAALGARIARWEVPPLAETEGPLVSVPVRYDGPDLEEVAERWGVCPQEVAGIVGGTVFRVAFCGFAPGFGYLTGLAERFHLPRRDTPRTAVPAGSLALAGEYAGVYPRSSPGGWQLIGSTDAVLWDPGREPAALFAPGVRVRFTEGGGRG from the coding sequence GTGAGGACCCTCGTGGTGGGCGGCGAAGCGCTGCTGATCGAGCTCGACTCGGCCGCGGAGGTGGCCGCGCTCCACGCCGAACTGCTGCGGCGGCGGGACGCCGGCGAGCTGGGCGCCGTACGCGACCTCGTGCCGGCGGCGCGGACCGTGCTGCTGGACGGGGTACGGGACCCGGCCGCGCTCGGCGCCCGGATCGCGCGGTGGGAGGTGCCCCCGCTCGCGGAGACCGAAGGGCCGCTGGTCAGCGTCCCGGTGCGGTACGACGGGCCGGACCTGGAGGAGGTGGCCGAGCGGTGGGGGGTGTGCCCGCAGGAGGTCGCGGGGATCGTCGGCGGCACCGTCTTCCGGGTGGCCTTCTGCGGTTTCGCCCCCGGCTTCGGCTATCTGACGGGGCTCGCGGAGCGCTTCCACCTGCCCCGCCGGGACACGCCCCGCACGGCCGTCCCGGCGGGTTCGCTGGCCCTCGCCGGCGAGTACGCGGGGGTGTACCCGCGCTCCTCCCCCGGCGGCTGGCAGCTGATCGGCTCCACGGACGCGGTGCTCTGGGATCCGGGGCGCGAACCGGCGGCGCTGTTCGCGCCGGGGGTCCGGGTGCGGTTCACGGAGGGCGGCGGCCGTGGCTGA
- a CDS encoding LamB/YcsF family protein: MITPPAAAIDLNADLGEGFGRWTLTDDEALLSVVTSANVACGFHAGDPSIMRRVCELAAERGVRIGAQVSYRDLAGFGRRSMDVPAGELADEVAYQIGALEVFARAAGSRVSYVKPHGALYNRTVHDADQAGAVVAGVRLAAGSGATGGLPVLGLPGSLLLAAADEAGLAPVPEAFADRAYTPAGTLVPRGEPGSVLHDPDAVVARAVRMAAEGAVAAADGSQVRVAARSLCLHGDTPGAAGLARRVREALGAAGVRVEAFA, from the coding sequence ATGATCACACCTCCGGCGGCGGCGATCGACCTCAACGCCGACCTCGGCGAGGGCTTCGGGCGCTGGACGCTCACCGACGACGAGGCCCTGCTCTCCGTGGTGACGAGCGCGAACGTGGCCTGCGGCTTCCACGCCGGGGACCCGTCCATCATGCGCCGGGTCTGCGAACTGGCCGCCGAGCGGGGCGTACGGATCGGCGCGCAGGTCTCCTACCGCGACCTGGCCGGCTTCGGGCGGCGCTCCATGGACGTGCCCGCGGGCGAGCTGGCGGACGAGGTGGCCTACCAGATCGGTGCGCTGGAGGTGTTCGCGCGGGCGGCCGGCTCCCGGGTGTCGTACGTGAAACCGCACGGTGCGCTCTACAACCGCACCGTGCACGACGCCGACCAGGCCGGCGCCGTGGTCGCGGGCGTCCGGCTGGCGGCCGGGTCCGGTGCCACGGGCGGCCTGCCGGTGCTGGGGCTGCCCGGGTCACTGCTGCTGGCGGCCGCCGACGAAGCCGGGCTGGCGCCCGTACCGGAGGCCTTCGCCGACCGCGCCTACACCCCGGCCGGGACGCTCGTGCCGCGCGGCGAGCCGGGATCGGTGCTGCACGACCCGGACGCGGTGGTCGCGCGGGCCGTGCGGATGGCGGCCGAGGGGGCGGTGGCGGCGGCCGACGGGTCGCAGGTACGCGTCGCCGCCCGCTCGCTGTGCCTGCACGGGGACACCCCGGGGGCGGCCGGGCTCGCCCGGCGGGTCCGCGAGGCGCTGGGCGCGGCCGGGGTCCGGGTGGAGGCCTTCGCGTGA